The following nucleotide sequence is from Salvia miltiorrhiza cultivar Shanhuang (shh) chromosome 7, IMPLAD_Smil_shh, whole genome shotgun sequence.
TCAATCgttgatttttgttgattttgttCTTGTTTTGAATCTCATTCTTATTCTTGATTTCGTTGATTTCATGATTTTTGTGGAATCTTATTCTTGATTTCATACAATTTCTGGAATCATTcttgatttttgttgatttcGTGAATTTCATGAATTGTGAATATTTGTTGATTTTTAGGATCTTTATTGTTGCTTGGTGAATTTTGTTATGGTATTTTGATTCTGCTTTGTGTTGATTTCGTGAATTTCACTCAAttcatgaattttttatttttcacccCAGTTCATGTTCTTCCTAATTCTCAAAACTACTTCCGTTCATCtcgatttttgttgattttgtgaattttgaCAGCAGTTGTTTCTGCTGATGAAGTTAACAAAATTAAGAAGAGAAAAAATGCAATCTTCCCTATTTTACTttagaaacttttttttttgtgaaattagTGTTATTGTGTTAATGGTAagaaatgattaattaattacagattttaaatttatttaatgaatcaagaaataaatatttttatatattgataaattagaaataataaaCAATCCCTAAACACAATTCTAATCATGTGGACCATACACTTTTATTTCCtaattttcttctccttaatctccgtgccgaaaaagaaacgtgccattattaacgggacggaaggagtaatttaaataataatttaaaataattcccCGTCGAATTTCAACGGGTTATGCACTAGTGCTATATATATTGCCTAAGGGTgcattctctttggttgtaaatttatcatgggaaaatgagggataaacaaaatttcaccctttaaattcttcctttctttttcctcattttctatttaacccttactcattcctcactttcactacaaatgagggataatattatcccttcaaaaatggtgggataatattatccattctttgtagtgaaaatgagtaATGGTCAAGTacaaaatgaggaaaaagaaaagaagaatttaaagggtgaaatttggTTATCCctaattttttcatgataaatttacaaccaaagaaaacgCATCCTAAATGGAATGATACGTGGAGAGCAACAACATAATAAAACAAGCAAAAGACTGAGAAAGAACGACAAAATTCTCGTGAGCTTCAAACAGAACGCAAGCCTAATTAGAGACACATGACATATCATCGTCATTTCTAGCTACAACTTGAATTTAAACAATAAGAGATATGATGATCTTCAATTTTCAAGTGGGGAataatgcttttttttttctgtattttAATTACCATTCTTTTTATGACAATACTACTCCATATACTATAAACTATAAATATCAATGCTCCAATTTCATTCCTAATTCTTATGCtagattattttttgtttatatataaacacaagtctccaacttatatatttatacttgtTGACATGTCAACTTTACAAAAAGATGGATCAGGGTTCTTGTTTCTAGAATTGTTTGGAACATCGAATTATAAAACATTAAACCTATCATTTTTTTAAAGCAACATTAAACTTATAATTAAAAGTATGCTAATAAATCCAAGTATTTTTCCATCAGATAGGAATTGCACAACTTACCCAACAGTCGCCAAATTGgaatagaataaaaaaaaaaagtcaatagTATTATTgactttctaaaatgatttattttttgtttttttaatagtATCTAACAGAGTTTTCTTTGGGCTGAAGCAATCCAACGACTAATAATTCAGCCCAATTGAAAGTCCTTTTTTTTCTTAACCATCAAGTCTTTACACATAGTTTTGGTGCCCCTGGTTGTCTTTTCACACTAGGTCCACCGGGGCAATTTCGTCTTTTCGTGGTAACCGACCTGAACAGTGAGGGGTACATAGGCGgcaaattttcttttcttctcctCAGAAGTTCTTTGCAGAGCTAAATCAGCAGATATTTTACAGAGAGCTTCTCAATTTGTGCGCTTACGTTCAGCCATGAATTCGTTGAATTCCACCTCAATAATGACGAAAAGGTGCGCGGAGGTAAAAAGCAGCGCGAAAGCCTTGGGCCATAGATCTTCAGCTGCAACGCGTTGTGAGCCGTTGATCCAGAATTATTCGAATTTTAAGCGGAGCTCGTGCCCGAAGCGCTTGATGTTCTACGAGAACGGATCGTGGGTTGATTATTCGGAGGAAGTGGCGGATTTgttgaaattagggtttgcgGAGGGGAGGCCGATGGTTGAGGCTCAAGTCCTCGGGTACAACTGTTTCTTTGACTTGTACCGCATGCTTGAGATTGATTTGGAGTCCGGTAATCAGCGGTCCATTGCTTGGATTGATGCTGATGGTAAGTGCTTTTTCCCCAAAACGTTTGTCGATAGCTGTGAAAATGATCGTGAGGTTGAATTGGTCGATGGCGATAAGAGTTGCGCCAAGATCGAGATTGATATAAAAATTGTTGAGAATTCAGGGAATCACGAGGGTGTGGGGTTGAAGGAAGATGTAAATTTTGGTAAGAGGGGGAGAAGCGAGAATGTAGAGAAGGGAAAAGTGGAGGAGAGTTTTTGCGGCACCGCTGCAAAAAGGCTGAAAATGGTTGAGAGCGAGTCGCAGTCCTCGCGGTGGCCGAAGGCCAGGAATTTGGCAGCTGGGGAGAAACGCTATGCAATAGTAAAGAATTTGTTCTTATCCGGGCTGGAGAATGTGGAGCCGGGTGCTAGGATTACCTCCATTCATCAGTGTGTGCGGATGGGACCCTTGGATAAAGCGCGATCAGAGATTTTCGCGAAGCAAGTAGAGATCAAGAAACGAGCTAGAGGGGAAAGTAATGTGGTTTTTGCGTGGTATGGGGCGTCATCCCAGGGAGTGGAGAGCATCTTGATGCATGGGTTTGGAATACCTAGCAAGTTGTCTCGCTCAGCCGGTCATGGCATTGGAATTCACTTGTCGCCTATTCGGTCGCCCCAAAATAGGTCTGTTTCTATGCATGCTCGTACTATTATCTTCATATTACTGTCAATTTTTATAATGATAATCTTTTGGAGATGAGCCAGAAGATCTATTTGTTTATTTACCTTTGGTTTTATTATCTGTTTACGGATTTGCTTATTTTCTAGTAACCTTTTGATTTGGATGGACAGTGCAATGTTGGCAGAGGTGGACGAGAATGGTGAGAAGCATGTCATATTGTGTAGAGTGATATTGGGAAAATGCGAGAAGGTTGAAGCAGGGTCACTTCAGTCTTATCCGTCAAGTGTGGAGTATGATACTGGTGTTGACGATTTAAACAATCCTAGGTGGTATACGGTGTGGCATGGCAACATGAATACTCATATTCTACCAGAATGTGTTGTCAGCTACCGGCCTGTAAATATAAATGGTAATAGATTTTCTATAGATATCAGCTTCGCTCAAAATTTGGTATGCCTTTAAAACTCAATCGCTTTAGTTGATCTTTCAGGTTCTGTTAATAGTGTCCCTAAGAATTGGGTTCCTCATCCGTCGACATTTATCGCAAAGCTATTCTCCAAGCTGAGAGGTTCACTTCCTTTGCCGCAGTTTTGCGAATTGCAAACTTCATGGGAGTCGTGTAAGGTGAGAATTTCCGTTCCTTGTATCTGATGCAGAAGGATTAGTTAGCTTTAATACGTACTTTACACACTAAAGCATTTAACCTTTCTTTTTGCAGGAAGGAAAGTTGGGAAAAGATGCTTTCATGAAAAAATTACGATTACTTGTTGGAGATGATGTGCTGCGCTCTGCCATTCAAGAAATTCGTGGCTGAGAATAAGTCTTTTGTACTTGTATTTTACTATGTTTGTAGTTGTCAGAACAGAATTAGGTCTTTCCGTCAAACCACATAATAGGGAATTCTTATCAAATGTCTTGATCTATTGAGAAACATAATCAAATTAGGAAGCTAGTTTGATGtgggctaaattttttttacattGTTGTCTTTCTACACGTAGAAATTAGAGATAGATCTAAGCTAGAGTATGAACAGTTCTACAACTTCTGTTTTCTAGTTCTCTTATTATACTGCATGCTTTTGTTCAGCATCAACCTTCTACTTCTTCAGTGTACCCCTCTTGGCGCTCATAAAAGTTTATGGAAGAATTACTACATAACAAGGCTTAATTACTGAGTCCAAACTTCTAACATAGATCTTCGTGAGGTCATTTTTCCATTAACATGTTAAGTTGTAGAACAAAGAAGGAATATGTGATATGTCTCTTGAAAGGATTGTCCAAGGGGACTTGCTTTTTCATCATATTTTCCCATACAGATTTTGTTCTATATGACAGGCATTTTATAGTTTAATCTGTTAAATTGTTGTTGATGAAATCTTAGTCCTGGAGTGGTGAGAATTGTGTATGTCCGTTCAAAGTTTGAATTAGGAATCGGAAGTATTGGAAAAAAGTTTCATGCTTATCCGAATGAAGCTTATCCATTTTATATTTTGGCAAATGGTTTTTGTTTCTGGATTCTGGAAGAGGCCTGAGTGGTTTAGACTTCTCTCTTTTTGTTAAGGGGTAACTCTGGATTTCTAGATCATGTATGATGTATCTCCCTGTATACATATTCTATTAACATTCttgtgattaaaaaaatattttcatagtcATGTTTTTTATAGCTGACTAGAAAACAAATTTGGCATGTTATATTACTTGTCTAGATGCAAAAAATGTAATAGCTTTAATGGATGAGGCAATTGGCATTGTGTATTTCCGTTCCACATTGCATCTTTTGGTGGACCGAACTCCTTGAATTGGTTAGTCCACACTACAATTTCCACTAGGTAAAATTAAGATGGAAATGGAATACTTGCCAAGTATTTCTAGTATTGTCAAGTATTTCTCTCTGATTAAATCATTGTTTGCTTTATCTTGTCCCTCTAGTTCTGCTATGATAATTATTCTGTTCGGAAGTTGTGTTGAGACTAATCACATTAGTTCTACCATCTATGCATGGTAATCCATGTCCAAGTTAGGTCTATTGTTTGATAGTATGACATGAGCTATTGCAAAAGAGTTTGCATTTGGAAACATTTATGGTTAAATTGTCTCATAATGCTGTTTTGCTTGGTGTTCTGCTcaaatttttcttttctctttcagCTGCAATTTTTTTGTTAGTATTTTCAGTCTGGTTAGTTTTATGCTCTGTCTCCAATAGCTAGAAAATGATGTATACATAGATGGAGCTAAACAATATGTTGGAATATTATGGGGAAAGACAAGTTCTGATGATTATTACCAGGAGCTGATTGAATTATAGCTTTCAAATCTAATTCAAGTGCAGATATATTAGGAATCATGATcgcagttttttttttaatcgagTCGGCAATGAGCAAAGTTTGCTAAGCGCCAGTCATACCATGGACTGGCACCTTGTACCTGGCTAGAAGACAACACCTTTCAATTTGGTGCTGGCTACCTAGCCCCGTATTAATTTAGCAATTAAttgttttttagtttttacacaATATTTATGAATATTAATGATCTCAGATTCAACAAGGAACATCTCCTGTAATATTCTTTTTTCAAAAAgtagaaagaaaataaagaaattccaCATGAGATCTCCTAGATGTATCTAGGCTGCCAGGCACCTAAGCTGGTTGATTATTTCAAAAGATGTGGGGGCTGGCAGCAGCCTGGGCCACAGTTCCAAATATTCTTAGCTGGTACGTTGTTTGAATTGCTTTAATGTTCTTAGAAAAGCATTAATTTACTCATCAGATTTTCATGAATAGTTTATAGTTTTTCGGTTTCAATCCTCCGTGAAGATTGATTGATGTTCTTTATCTCGATTAAATGCTGTTAAGTCTTCAGCTATAATACATTTTTAATAAACTTTGATTACTACATCTTTTCTTTTAACTCAATTGTTGTTCCATGATAAACCAGGTTAAGGCAGTTATATCTCTGGAGTAGTTGCTGTCAGTCCATGTGTTGTTAGGTTCCCCCTCCTTTGTTGGAAGTTTCTTGGTTTCAAAGAGTATCTTGCGAGTGATGAGGCTTTTTATGCAAACACCGAAGGGGGACTTAAGAGTACATTCCTCTTGTTTTATCATTTGTGGAAGGTTAGACATGAGCTGTTTCTTTTTTGAATTATGACTTGAATGAAGGGTCAACTACTAAGAGGTTTTTCAGATTGGCCTCCCTAATATTATGTTTGAGATTTCATCTTGTGACTAggaaatttttttaagaaagaaTAATCAGGACTATTTGCTTTATTTTATAGTGTAAAGCTTGAGATACAAGGGAAGCATGTACTTGTGTTATGTTCCTTTAGGTGTTTAAAAAGGGTTCCCATGTATGGGAAGGACCTGAAAGAGTAGTTGATGTGGGGTTGACTCTGGTTGTAGATGTTTTAAGTGCATGAAAACCAATTAAGCACCAACCACTGGATTGTAGTGCTGGCCATCTCAATATTACTTTCTCATTTCTTGAGCTTTCTATCCTTGTAGCCTGCGTATCAGTTATTCTAGTTCTGCAAACAATTATTCTTACATCACCAGAACCATAGTATATGGATGAATCAGGTAAGCTATATCAATATGATTGTATTCGAGCTGAATCAATCATGCTCCTCACTGCAGTTTCATCCTTCATGCCTACCTGTGCTATAAGCAAATAGCaaaatatttaacatgaatGCCACTACAATCGCCTCACGCGCAATGATAATAAAGAAAAGGTGCTTCAGGTTTATTTTCATGAATCTTCCCATTATGTTGTTCTTTGGTTATGGAAGTCCGTTTCATCTTTAATCTATAATCAAAATTTTCACTTTGGATGTGCATTgtcatttgattttgattttactTTTGTAGAGATATGCAACCATAAGAGATCatgtttaataaaaaaatttcacttCGGATGTGCCTTGTTATTTGATGTTACTTTTGTAGAGATATGCAACCATAAGAGATGAACCACTTATGGAAGTTGTATATCTTCACGAAATATAGTATTAACAATATCTTCTTGTCCTATGTGCCAATCATACCAACTCTTAGACTTCCGTAAGTTGTTTAAATATTTTGTGAAGATCTTTCCTACCAGGGTGCAAAAAAGTTGGCACACAGGACAAAAAGATATTGGAAAAGATTTTGGTTGCTATAGCAAGAGAGAATGAGAGATTTGTAGGTGATATAAGCTGTGAATAGGTAAGACATTGAGAGCTTTTCCATTGGGCTTCAATACTTCATACAATTGAACTGGTGGTCTTCACACTAAGTGCCCCTGAAACAGAGGGTGGTATTGACTTTGTATCTTTGCATGAGTATAGCATGTCAAAACATACTTAGGCTTATTATGTAATGTCTCGATTCCCGTAGTTGAATTTGTTAAGATGTTGAGAACAATTTTGGCTGGTTTCTATCGTACTGAAAGTAAATGCCGAGAAAATATACATGGTTAAACCCCATGATTGGCCTCCATGGTAACAGATATGATTGTTGACATAAGAAAGGAACATATTCTGCCATTTTAGAGAGGATGTTTTATTTGCGTTTCCTGGACCCAATGCATACCATATATTTAATGGTCTACTATATAATTAATGATTAATGAATTGTTTTTCCATTCTTTGTGATTCCACCCAAAGTTGACAACTGTTCTTAGATTCCACTGGTGCTTGCTTGTTGGTTTCAACTTGATTATCAATATATCCAATTACCGTCAATTATCAGAAGGACTGTGAAGAATCTAAAATTGATTTCTTGGTTGGTGTATCGATaactctctcttctctcatgCATGGACACATATGCGCAGATAAGCTCTGAGTATCTTTTCTGCTGATGCATTGTCTCTTTTCATTTCTATTATTCTACTAGATAAGATCTCTTTGGCCATTAACTCATGTTACAGGATGTGCTTTCCAATTTCGTTGGACTTGCCTATTGAGATAAAGTCGCTTGAGagatttccagagcagagttaaaTGACATTTGTAAGACAGAACCAACTAGCATGGCTATTTTATCAACTTATCATCTGTTTGGGTGTTAATATCCTTTTGAGATTAttcttttgtataaaaatacatgctcaCATGTGCAGTGTTTGCATGTTGCAGTCATGGAATTCCATTTATGTTTGATTTGATGCAGAAAAAAGAGTATATTTTATTGGAGTTTATTTGCTTGTAACAATTTTTTGAAATCAATCGGTGATTTTTTTATTAGGTGGGTCAGATGGAAGAATTGCTGTGTACTGCTGGTGTAATTTAAGGTAGTTATTTTCTTATTGAGTTTTCACCTTGTTAGTTATTTTTCTTATTGAGCTTTCACCTTGTTATCTGAAGCTCTGCACTGACCTTGTTGAGAACACTTGTTTAATTTTGGGCCCGCCAGAGTTTAAATTAGACCTATGGGCTGTTGAAGTCGGATGCTTTTAGGTGATTCTTGATATTGCCAGGGACTtgatttggtcaaataatttaCCATGTTATCTGTTTCAAATTCCGCCATAAATAGCTCTTGTCTCGATTTATTGGCAATGAGTGTATGCTACATATTCATTGACAATTGATGACAAACACTTGGTCTCAGaagaaaaataacaattaattcTAGAGTCGTACGCCAATTATAGATAGTGTTATGTGTTGGTGTATTGATGACAGTTTATTGTTAGTTACCTGGGACTAGTATGGACAAATAGAGGACATTGTTACTTGTTTGATGTTTCCGGTTTGTGTTTTTAATGGGCTTCCTGTGTTCAATCTACTTTATGTAGATTTTTTGTTGGATGATCGCTCTATTTGGGGATAGAGAAATTGCGTAGCAGATAGTCTACTGAAGGTCAGCAGTTGTGTGGTAGTTTTGAGGTTTGCCTTTGGATTTATGTTTTATCTTTGGTCTGAACTCTGAATTTATGATGACTTTGCAGATTTACTTGGACTGGAAAATGAGagggaaaaggaaaaagaaaagaaaaagtagaAAAAAGCGCAAGAGGCATCAAAGATATTACAGGTTGGCATTTGTCTGAATGTGTTGAATTATTGTGGACGTTTATCATTTTGTAGCACCTATTTTGGATGATTTCTTTCGAGCTGATTAATGATGTCATTTCTATTCTATTTTGGTATCCTCGTGGAACActagttaatttttattattagaaaaaatataaaatgattTACACACCATTAAGTGACTCGAATCTCCTAATTAGTCAGATGCCAATTGAACTGTGCTTGAAGGGAAAGTGGAATCTTTGGGAGAAGGTTTCTAATGTTTTAACAAGACGAGCTGTGGAGCCGAATCTGGAATCAGCCAAGTGGCAGAATAAAAATAAGATAGAAAGTGAATGTGGAAGATATTCATATTATATGCTGATAGGGATTTGAGAATTCTTTgtttcttaaatttaatatttataaagagTTTATACAAATTACTTGGCATTGATTTTTCATGTGAGTTTCCAACAACACAAACCGAATGTCACGCTATATCTCCAGATAATGTGAAATTAGATATTTTCTCGGTGTGTAATATAAAAGGGTGCAGTCATATTTACACAAGAACAAAGAAAGAAAGGCAAGAAATCTAAAAGAAAACACAACTTCATCACACTCATGGACCAAGCTTCATTGAAAAACCCAAATCAAGATCAAGTAGAAAGAGCAGTGAGGGAGAAACAAAAGTATTCGTTTAAATCACTACATCTTTCGATCGAATCGTATCCATTTTTTTTGGGTTTGCGAGCGTAAATTCATCATCAAATGTCTCCTACTTTGATCCAGATTGACATAAGCTTGCAAACTTCACCAATCAAATCTGTCAAATTATTTCTCAACTAAATTCTAATTAAGCAATTTAATCAGATCCCACCACTAGAAGAATAATGAAAAAGAAGAATTAAAAAAGCACGTGAGGTGTATGGCATATGGAGTATTCTGTTGGATTGAccacacaaaaataaaagtaaattctCAGTGAAATGAATAAAGTAAGTGCGTCAACATGTTTCACGATgcatgtataattttttttaacacagAACAAAAGCTGTCGGGAAGTGTCAAGTGACGAAGGAAATTTCGTTTTCTACATGTTAAACTGTTTCAAGTGGCGTGGCTTGTTATGTCCTTTTCACTCCCTCTTTCACTTACAATGGACATATACACCAAATCCTCTCATCATAAGTGAAATCAAATTGCACCAAATTAAGTTTCTCTTGTGCATAGTTTTCTTATTTCCAAGAATTTGCCCAAATATCACACTCCAAGTTGCTACCACCGACACTCTTTAACATGCGATTTCATGCTTATTGGACCAAAGTCTAATAACAAAATTCTTAAACTCATAATCATATTTAAATTCTTTAACATGGACATAAAAAATCAAGCACATTTCAATCGGGAAGATATTTTCCATGAAAAGGTGAGACGCCTCCTTGGAGGAGGGGGATTTAAGGATTCAAACTTTGCTTTATTCCCCTTAAAAAATGGGTCATGTCATTGCATTTCCATTTAAGAaaaggacaaaaaaaaaaaaaaaattgaaagtgcAAAAATGTAAACAAATACTTTTCCCTATATTTACTATATATATTAGGGGGTTTGCAAACCtacacaaattttaaaagttatcAATCACATGTACCCAACTTTTATATACATTCTATGttcattgattttattttatttattactcctTCCGGCGAAGCTTGATCACATTTTTTTTGGTATAGGTTTTAAAGAGCTACCCTCCGTCCTTATAAAAAGTATCCATTTATAAATGACACGAATTTGAATAAAgtagttgaatgtgttgtgagtggagtaagGGATCCCACTTTATTGTGAATGAAAAacttattaaaaatatactgaatatattttatgaggacGAACAAAAATGGTAAattagatactccctccgtccattaattcaaggcctacatgaaaaaacacgggttttaagaaaaaagtgtatttttattagttgagtggggAAATGGACccacaaaatgtattgtttattgattgagtggagaaagggacccacaaagtgtattatttattagttgagtggaaaCCAAGTGTATTgattattgggacccaccaattaaaatatgaataaatacttactaaaaatagataggccttgagttggtggacggaccaaaaaggaaagtaggccttgaattagtggacggagggagtatattttatgaggacggaggaagtactattTTAGTGGTTAAATAAGATAagtgaaaaaggaaaaaaaatgaataaagagaaaaactttTGTCATATAAAGAAAGTGGTCAAACTTCGCAGAACAACACGAAAATGAATAATGATCTAGTTTCGCGAGATGAAAAGAGTATTTCTTTGACACATATGATGTGGACATGTGTATGTGCACATGTTAAAGTAAAAATTGCAGCAAATATTGTACCATAATCTGTATCATGATTGCTACTTGTATT
It contains:
- the LOC130992739 gene encoding probable inactive poly [ADP-ribose] polymerase SRO3, whose translation is MNSLNSTSIMTKRCAEVKSSAKALGHRSSAATRCEPLIQNYSNFKRSSCPKRLMFYENGSWVDYSEEVADLLKLGFAEGRPMVEAQVLGYNCFFDLYRMLEIDLESGNQRSIAWIDADGKCFFPKTFVDSCENDREVELVDGDKSCAKIEIDIKIVENSGNHEGVGLKEDVNFGKRGRSENVEKGKVEESFCGTAAKRLKMVESESQSSRWPKARNLAAGEKRYAIVKNLFLSGLENVEPGARITSIHQCVRMGPLDKARSEIFAKQVEIKKRARGESNVVFAWYGASSQGVESILMHGFGIPSKLSRSAGHGIGIHLSPIRSPQNSAMLAEVDENGEKHVILCRVILGKCEKVEAGSLQSYPSSVEYDTGVDDLNNPRWYTVWHGNMNTHILPECVVSYRPVNINGSVNSVPKNWVPHPSTFIAKLFSKLRGSLPLPQFCELQTSWESCKEGKLGKDAFMKKLRLLVGDDVLRSAIQEIRG